From one Thermoplasmata archaeon genomic stretch:
- the lipB gene encoding lipoyl(octanoyl) transferase LipB produces MPAVRDWGRRDYGPSLTDMRALVLERRAGRIPDTLILVEHPPVVTVGVQGDDGGAAASGLPVVSVERGGHATYHGPGQLVGYPIVDLAPRGRDVRRFVQELEAGLVEALATWGVRAGHVAGQRGVWVDGARKIASIGIAVDHWVTFHGFALNVDLDLAPFQRFQPCGMSGARMTSIAREIGRPVPLAGAKRPVVDAWLGRFAPGGPAAEVAAPDRPGLAPA; encoded by the coding sequence ATGCCCGCGGTCCGTGACTGGGGACGACGCGACTACGGGCCGTCGCTCACCGATATGCGGGCGCTCGTGCTCGAGCGACGCGCCGGGCGGATCCCCGACACGCTGATCCTGGTCGAGCACCCACCGGTCGTGACCGTCGGGGTCCAGGGCGACGACGGCGGCGCAGCGGCGAGCGGCCTACCCGTCGTGTCGGTCGAGCGGGGCGGGCACGCGACCTACCACGGTCCGGGCCAGCTCGTCGGCTACCCGATCGTCGACCTGGCGCCCCGGGGCCGGGACGTCCGGCGGTTCGTGCAGGAGCTCGAGGCCGGCCTGGTGGAGGCCCTCGCCACGTGGGGCGTCCGGGCGGGCCACGTCGCCGGCCAGCGAGGCGTCTGGGTCGACGGGGCCCGCAAGATCGCCTCGATCGGGATCGCGGTGGATCACTGGGTCACGTTCCACGGCTTCGCCCTGAACGTCGATCTCGATCTCGCGCCGTTCCAGCGCTTCCAGCCGTGCGGGATGAGCGGGGCGCGGATGACGTCCATCGCACGGGAGATCGGCCGACCCGTGCCGCTCGCGGGCGCGAAGCGACCGGTCGTCGACGCCTGGCTCGGGCGCTTCGCTCCGGGAGGACCGGCGGCCGAGGTCGCCGCGCCCGACCGCCCCGGCCTGGCCCCCGCATGA
- the lpdA gene encoding dihydrolipoyl dehydrogenase codes for MAGTYARKAELLVVGGGPAGYMGAIRAGQLGKKVVLVERRDLGGECLNRGCIPSKALIHASLLYDAVRNEGPEVGVIAPDARFDLAATMRWKQAVVAKERQGVATLLKAAGVAVLPGEARFTGPHSADVTAPDGGHERVDFDGALIATGAVHASLPGFETDGRQVVNAWDLLELDSLPRSMLILGGGVSGCELGEFLARVGVAVTIVELMPQILPGIDPELARELASTLGRLGVGLRVATRATGLARSADSVELTVEGAQGTERLTAERLFVTVGKRPASRELGLEDAGVAADPKTGFIGVDAQLRTNVPHIFAAGDVARPPMLAHKSYREGIVAAEAFAGRATRFDFRAMPSVVFTTPELATVGWTKAEAAANGMAARDARFPYAALGRAHASHATGGWLKIVGDDGTGRLLGVQAAGEDAGGFVSEAALALEMGATVRDVALTIHPHPTFSEALGEAALLWLGEPMHVAQRRLDARGP; via the coding sequence GTGGCCGGCACCTACGCGCGCAAGGCCGAGCTCCTGGTCGTGGGCGGCGGTCCCGCCGGCTACATGGGCGCGATCCGCGCCGGTCAGCTCGGAAAGAAGGTCGTCCTGGTGGAGCGGCGCGATCTCGGCGGCGAATGCCTCAACCGCGGCTGCATCCCTTCCAAGGCCCTCATCCACGCCTCCCTCCTCTACGACGCGGTCCGGAACGAGGGACCGGAGGTCGGCGTCATCGCGCCCGACGCGCGCTTCGACCTCGCGGCGACGATGCGCTGGAAGCAGGCGGTCGTGGCGAAGGAGCGACAGGGCGTCGCCACGCTCCTCAAGGCCGCGGGCGTCGCGGTGCTCCCCGGCGAGGCCCGCTTCACCGGACCCCACTCCGCGGACGTCACGGCGCCGGACGGCGGCCACGAGCGCGTCGACTTCGACGGCGCGCTGATCGCGACCGGCGCGGTCCACGCGAGCCTACCGGGCTTCGAGACGGACGGCCGCCAGGTCGTCAACGCCTGGGACCTGCTCGAGCTCGACTCCCTGCCGCGCTCGATGCTGATCCTCGGCGGCGGCGTGAGCGGCTGCGAGCTTGGCGAGTTCCTCGCGCGCGTGGGCGTCGCGGTCACGATCGTCGAGCTGATGCCCCAGATCCTACCGGGCATCGACCCGGAGCTCGCGCGCGAGCTGGCGAGCACGCTGGGCCGGCTCGGGGTGGGCCTGCGGGTCGCGACGAGGGCGACCGGTCTCGCCCGGTCCGCGGACTCGGTCGAGCTGACGGTCGAGGGCGCCCAGGGGACCGAGCGGCTGACGGCGGAGCGGCTGTTCGTCACGGTGGGCAAGCGCCCGGCGAGCCGCGAACTCGGCCTCGAGGACGCGGGGGTGGCGGCCGACCCGAAGACCGGGTTCATCGGGGTCGACGCGCAGCTGCGCACGAACGTTCCGCACATCTTCGCGGCGGGGGACGTGGCGCGGCCCCCGATGCTCGCCCACAAGTCCTACCGGGAGGGGATCGTCGCCGCCGAGGCGTTCGCCGGTCGGGCCACGCGCTTCGACTTTCGCGCGATGCCCAGCGTCGTCTTCACGACGCCCGAGCTCGCGACCGTCGGCTGGACGAAGGCGGAGGCCGCCGCGAACGGCATGGCCGCGCGCGACGCCCGCTTTCCCTACGCCGCGCTGGGCCGGGCCCACGCGAGCCACGCCACGGGCGGCTGGCTCAAGATCGTCGGGGACGACGGCACCGGTCGACTCCTCGGGGTCCAAGCGGCGGGCGAGGACGCGGGCGGCTTCGTCTCGGAAGCCGCGCTCGCGCTGGAGATGGGGGCCACGGTGCGCGACGTCGCGCTGACGATCCACCCGCACCCGACGTTCAGCGAGGCCCTCGGGGAGGCCGCGCTCCTCTGGCTCGGCGAGCCGATGCACGTGGCGCAGCGGAGGTTGGATGCCCGCGGTCCGTGA
- a CDS encoding thiamine pyrophosphate-dependent enzyme, with protein sequence MSGAPQLEPLPYGPPAVEQELGPGWVDTLHLAYRWMRLARTLDARMQALQRQGRVGFYGAATGQEAVNVAAGLASVRDDWVFPGLREQLVALVRGHPLLAYAHHLFADDADPGRGRNMPCHPTAREVHYVSMSSVIGTQISQAVGLAYALRRGRAPGAVLAFFGDGATSSNDFHGGLNFAGVLGVPVVFCCTNNQWAISVPVSHQTAAPTLAGKAAEYGFGGGRVDGTDFVASYAALAGALRRAREGAGPTLLEFVLYRMTPHSSSDDPSRYQPADWSARAAAHDPVARLEHWMRANALLDDAAIDRVREEVDAEIRAAIDAAEATGPPAPASLTEDVYAAEASPDRAGAARR encoded by the coding sequence ATGAGCGGCGCTCCGCAACTCGAGCCGCTGCCGTACGGCCCGCCAGCGGTCGAGCAGGAGCTCGGCCCGGGCTGGGTCGACACGCTCCACCTCGCCTACCGCTGGATGCGGCTCGCCCGGACGCTCGACGCACGCATGCAGGCGCTCCAGCGCCAGGGACGGGTCGGCTTCTACGGCGCCGCGACCGGCCAGGAGGCCGTCAACGTCGCCGCCGGCCTCGCGAGCGTGCGGGACGACTGGGTGTTCCCGGGGCTGCGCGAGCAGCTGGTGGCGCTCGTGCGCGGGCACCCGCTGCTCGCGTACGCCCACCACCTCTTCGCGGACGACGCCGACCCCGGTCGCGGTCGCAACATGCCCTGCCACCCGACCGCGCGCGAGGTCCACTACGTGTCGATGTCCTCGGTCATCGGCACCCAGATCTCCCAGGCCGTAGGGCTCGCCTATGCGCTGCGGCGGGGGCGTGCGCCCGGCGCCGTGCTCGCCTTCTTCGGCGACGGCGCCACGAGCTCGAACGACTTCCACGGGGGGCTGAACTTCGCGGGCGTCCTCGGGGTGCCGGTCGTCTTCTGCTGCACGAACAACCAATGGGCGATCTCGGTGCCCGTGAGCCACCAGACCGCGGCCCCGACGCTCGCGGGCAAGGCCGCCGAGTACGGGTTCGGCGGCGGCCGTGTGGACGGGACGGACTTCGTGGCATCGTACGCCGCGCTCGCGGGGGCGCTCCGGCGGGCCCGGGAGGGTGCCGGCCCGACGCTGCTCGAGTTCGTGCTCTACCGGATGACGCCGCACTCGAGCTCCGACGACCCGAGCCGCTACCAGCCCGCCGACTGGTCGGCCCGGGCCGCCGCGCACGACCCGGTCGCCCGGCTCGAGCACTGGATGCGCGCGAACGCGCTGCTCGACGACGCCGCCATCGACCGGGTCCGTGAGGAAGTGGACGCTGAGATCCGGGCGGCGATCGACGCGGCGGAAGCGACCGGTCCTCCGGCGCCGGCCTCCCTCACCGAAGACGTCTATGCGGCGGAGGCGTCCCCCGATCGGGCGGGAGCCGCTAGGAGGTAG
- a CDS encoding NAD(P)H-binding protein: MTGATDGPRLLVVGGCGGLAGRAVLEEFRGDHRLRSVHRHPDPGEAAAGVEWIRADAAELADWESILDGVDAVVNLAWYRQASRSRFRRLREGLERLIRASRELGVRRWVQLSVPAAPEPLERGLPYLIEKRAVDRALANSGLSFSVVRASMLFGPRDKLLTVMLATIARYHRFPMFGEGGYHLSPISARDVARILRHELALDASHTVEAGGPERWRYRELTDRLFASLGRAPRYVRFSPTGSVRLARLLEALGSRRLYAYEVEWLLSDLLGVPAYSGLDRPLETVAPFLESEAARYRGPGGARYGSF; this comes from the coding sequence ATGACGGGGGCGACCGACGGCCCGCGGCTGCTCGTCGTCGGAGGTTGCGGCGGGCTCGCCGGCCGGGCGGTCCTCGAGGAGTTCCGGGGGGACCACCGCCTGCGGTCCGTGCACCGGCACCCCGACCCGGGCGAAGCCGCGGCGGGCGTCGAGTGGATCCGGGCGGACGCCGCCGAGCTCGCCGACTGGGAGTCGATCCTGGACGGCGTTGACGCCGTCGTGAACCTCGCCTGGTACCGCCAGGCGTCCCGGTCCCGATTCCGGCGGCTCCGGGAGGGCCTCGAGCGGTTGATCCGCGCCTCGCGCGAACTCGGGGTCCGTCGCTGGGTGCAGCTGAGCGTGCCGGCCGCGCCCGAGCCGCTCGAGCGGGGGCTGCCCTACCTCATCGAGAAGCGGGCCGTGGACCGCGCGCTCGCGAACAGCGGCCTCTCCTTCTCGGTCGTGCGCGCCTCCATGCTCTTCGGCCCGCGGGACAAGCTCCTCACCGTGATGCTCGCCACGATCGCGCGCTACCACCGTTTCCCGATGTTCGGCGAGGGAGGGTACCACCTGAGCCCGATCAGCGCGCGCGACGTGGCCCGCATCCTGCGTCACGAGCTCGCGCTGGACGCCTCGCACACGGTGGAGGCCGGCGGACCCGAGCGCTGGCGCTACCGCGAGCTCACCGACCGCCTCTTCGCCAGCCTGGGCCGGGCGCCGCGCTACGTCCGGTTCAGTCCCACCGGCTCCGTGCGGCTCGCCCGCCTGCTCGAGGCGCTCGGTTCGCGCCGGCTCTACGCCTACGAGGTCGAATGGCTGCTGTCCGATCTCCTCGGCGTTCCCGCCTACTCGGGGCTCGACCGTCCGCTCGAGACCGTCGCTCCGTTCCTCGAGTCGGAGGCGGCCCGCTACCGAGGGCCCGGTGGCGCGCGCTACGGCAGTTTTTAA